One segment of Deinococcus arcticus DNA contains the following:
- a CDS encoding cupin domain-containing protein — protein sequence MNDVFKVDDVQVLFKTWCSVGYLEEIGAHCTGTMHAHQQTDQFFFVAEGHVAVTINGTCTSLCSGQGILIPAGAPHKLDNLADTPSTLLCVNTKAARISTTGTDEKQPPGSVTARTS from the coding sequence ATGAACGATGTGTTTAAAGTTGACGACGTGCAGGTGCTGTTCAAGACATGGTGCAGTGTCGGATACCTTGAGGAAATCGGCGCGCATTGCACCGGCACGATGCATGCCCATCAGCAAACGGATCAGTTCTTCTTTGTTGCTGAGGGCCATGTGGCCGTCACCATCAACGGCACATGCACCAGCCTCTGTTCAGGTCAAGGCATCCTCATTCCTGCGGGTGCGCCTCACAAACTGGACAACCTCGCCGACACCCCTTCCACCCTGCTGTGTGTCAACACCAAAGCCGCCCGGATCTCTACGACAGGTACGGATGAAAAGCAGCCTCCCGGCTCCGTGACTGCAAGGACGTCTTGA
- a CDS encoding NAD(P)H-dependent oxidoreductase, protein MPDPPSVVLASLQTSGNTTALYQTAGFQQRFNLTPDVPPILLRSSVIHPYRYDQQYPSDDQFLDLLCQVLTRNEILFLTPVYFGNHSSLLQLFLERCCDLDEAPQAHLRAVLATKSIALVTHAHTGLSGERALRKPTEAFCAYFGIQHLSWTHYVLNRQGWTVDHDERCV, encoded by the coding sequence ATGCCTGACCCACCGAGCGTCGTGCTGGCCAGCTTGCAGACCTCAGGAAACACCACGGCGCTCTATCAGACGGCAGGGTTTCAGCAGCGCTTCAACCTCACGCCCGACGTGCCGCCCATCCTGCTCAGGTCGAGCGTGATCCACCCATACCGGTACGACCAACAATACCCGTCAGACGATCAGTTTCTGGATTTACTCTGCCAAGTCCTGACGCGGAATGAAATTCTGTTCCTGACCCCCGTGTACTTTGGGAACCACTCATCCCTGCTGCAGCTGTTTCTGGAACGCTGCTGTGACCTTGATGAAGCACCGCAGGCGCACCTGCGCGCTGTCCTGGCCACCAAATCCATTGCCCTGGTCACGCACGCCCATACAGGGCTCAGCGGGGAGCGCGCGCTTCGCAAACCCACTGAAGCGTTCTGCGCTTACTTTGGCATTCAACACTTGTCATGGACGCATTACGTCCTCAACCGACAAGGATGGACGGTCGACCACGATGAACGATGTGTTTAA
- a CDS encoding M3 family metallopeptidase, with the protein MTFDQAAILSTFRTAAQALKGPDPTDHALQIVRGNRARTLLLILHHCGYAPLAPSQVEEIDEFAALAEQRARALGPIATEDHTNTLARVICDEFIDDENGKQDTLRRIYSEVDQYSQAYRRFMATPIAYEGQTYKYQALAALLKDTSSPATRAAICQRQQAAVEASGLPEHAQAILTLRRQLAAAAHHMHFFGYQNPEVPVAFVEQLARLSLDTADHQLGGLLEKHGQTAPPTPGALPQVIQAISIPPAHLRALHLPVHHVLARLAHHLEGHGITITLPAPGQPGAPQEIHVALNHTPIGRIILDCAGPATARYKNATFAVHGTDTEPPCSFVVVNTGNTSGERFQRLERVMSFCHEFGHALQNLLLFQQEGLSVEALNESEREYTSQYLEKLALTPHFYEGLADARAVEQHLHNLKVSLLFKLARRGHAALLDLYNHVLHDAERSSEATRQFTASFRTAGFIDHRLANLQLNHSFATSYAARYFTYLWSDLLACEAWYDQRPLTHVIRSHATSADDLIKRQSTLSATYAVHPPRHLDMLHA; encoded by the coding sequence ATGACCTTTGATCAAGCAGCGATTCTGTCCACCTTTCGCACCGCTGCCCAGGCACTCAAAGGCCCCGACCCAACCGACCATGCCCTGCAGATTGTTCGTGGAAATCGCGCCCGGACCCTTCTGCTCATTCTGCACCACTGCGGGTATGCACCGCTGGCACCTTCACAGGTTGAGGAGATTGACGAGTTTGCCGCCCTGGCAGAGCAGCGCGCGAGGGCTCTTGGGCCTATAGCCACGGAAGACCACACCAACACCTTGGCCCGGGTCATCTGTGATGAATTCATCGATGATGAAAACGGCAAACAAGACACCCTGCGCCGCATTTACTCAGAAGTGGACCAGTACAGTCAGGCATACCGGCGATTCATGGCGACCCCAATTGCGTATGAGGGTCAAACCTACAAGTATCAGGCGCTGGCAGCGTTGCTGAAGGATACGTCCTCCCCAGCCACACGCGCCGCCATCTGCCAGCGCCAACAGGCAGCAGTCGAGGCCTCTGGTCTTCCCGAGCACGCGCAGGCCATTCTCACCCTGCGCCGACAACTCGCCGCTGCCGCCCATCACATGCACTTCTTTGGCTATCAAAATCCTGAGGTGCCGGTTGCGTTCGTGGAGCAGCTTGCACGCCTTAGCCTGGACACCGCAGATCATCAGCTCGGCGGCCTCTTGGAGAAGCATGGGCAAACGGCGCCGCCCACGCCCGGCGCCCTGCCTCAGGTGATCCAGGCTATTTCCATCCCGCCGGCGCATCTCCGCGCCCTCCATCTGCCCGTCCATCACGTCCTGGCACGCCTCGCACATCACCTTGAAGGGCACGGCATCACCATCACCCTCCCAGCGCCGGGGCAGCCTGGCGCGCCACAAGAGATCCATGTGGCCCTCAACCATACGCCCATTGGCCGGATCATCCTTGATTGCGCTGGCCCAGCCACCGCGCGGTATAAGAACGCCACTTTCGCGGTGCATGGGACGGACACGGAGCCGCCCTGCTCGTTTGTGGTGGTGAATACGGGCAATACCAGTGGTGAACGCTTCCAGCGCCTGGAGCGCGTCATGAGTTTCTGCCACGAATTTGGACATGCCCTCCAGAACCTGCTGCTGTTTCAGCAAGAAGGGCTCAGCGTCGAGGCTTTGAATGAATCCGAGCGGGAATACACCAGTCAATATCTGGAGAAACTGGCGCTCACGCCCCACTTCTATGAGGGCCTCGCGGACGCACGAGCAGTGGAGCAGCACCTGCACAACCTGAAGGTCAGCCTCCTCTTCAAGCTGGCTCGCCGAGGTCACGCGGCCCTGCTTGACCTATACAACCACGTTCTGCATGACGCCGAGCGCAGCAGTGAAGCGACAAGGCAATTCACTGCTTCCTTCCGGACGGCAGGCTTCATCGACCACCGACTAGCCAACCTGCAGCTCAACCACAGCTTCGCCACGAGTTACGCGGCCCGGTACTTTACCTACCTGTGGTCTGACCTGCTGGCCTGCGAGGCCTGGTACGATCAACGGCCCCTGACCCACGTGATCCGGTCACACGCCACATCTGCGGATGACCTCATCAAGAGACAAAGCACGCTGAGCGCCACATACGCGGTGCATCCACCCCGCCACCTGGACATGCTGCATGCCTGA
- a CDS encoding outer membrane protein assembly factor BamB family protein, with translation MARDQERWIFDYAGQVSRSDEQLSSVERRNQLKGSVYAPAQLLGADLLVGTTNGYLYRLDHTGQTKAFVRLATPVYATPVVHRDFLYVSAYDNRLYRVDPATLQVVTERRTCTQVGGRGAKYDRANPYANLLVADDHDLILLCSYNRVSALDLALEERAAFDLPHDIVATPVYDHQHQCVWIADTGGHVVALDIVTFKPRARYRVFGSTTASLAISATGIVVTTELGRIYAFARDGSGRQWDCAVNVRFGYTAPLLINHCFMVTHQAGKILCLDAFTGEFLWETEQESEVKSLPTAIHGSPVMTSGGHLLVTSNDGAVFGFTFQARSE, from the coding sequence GTGGCCCGAGACCAGGAGCGGTGGATTTTTGACTATGCCGGGCAGGTGAGCCGGTCTGATGAGCAGCTGAGCAGCGTGGAGCGGCGCAACCAGTTAAAAGGTTCGGTGTACGCCCCGGCGCAGCTCTTGGGTGCAGATCTGCTGGTGGGCACCACCAATGGATACCTCTACCGGCTGGACCACACCGGCCAGACGAAAGCTTTCGTGCGCCTGGCCACCCCTGTGTACGCCACACCCGTGGTGCATCGAGATTTCCTCTATGTATCCGCCTACGATAACCGGCTCTACAGGGTGGACCCCGCCACCTTGCAGGTGGTGACAGAACGCCGAACCTGCACGCAGGTGGGGGGCCGAGGCGCGAAGTACGACCGGGCCAATCCATACGCCAACTTGCTGGTGGCCGACGACCATGACCTGATTTTGCTGTGCTCGTACAACCGCGTGAGTGCGCTTGACCTAGCCTTGGAGGAACGCGCAGCCTTTGACCTGCCGCACGACATTGTGGCCACGCCGGTGTATGACCATCAACATCAGTGTGTGTGGATCGCTGACACAGGCGGGCATGTGGTGGCCCTGGACATCGTCACGTTCAAGCCGCGTGCACGCTACCGGGTGTTTGGCAGCACCACGGCGTCACTGGCCATCTCGGCAACAGGCATTGTGGTGACCACAGAATTGGGCAGGATCTACGCATTTGCGCGCGATGGCAGTGGCCGGCAGTGGGACTGTGCGGTCAATGTGCGCTTCGGGTACACCGCGCCGCTGCTGATCAACCACTGTTTCATGGTCACCCATCAAGCCGGAAAGATTCTGTGCCTTGACGCCTTTACCGGTGAATTCCTGTGGGAAACAGAGCAGGAGTCAGAAGTGAAGTCCCTTCCAACAGCGATTCACGGCTCTCCAGTCATGACATCTGGAGGTCATCTGTTGGTGACCTCAAATGACGGAGCGGTCTTCGGATTCACATTTCAAGCGAGGTCAGAATGA